One Verrucomicrobiota bacterium genomic window, GGCGACCAGACCTCGAACAAGGTCATGCGCGACGTCATCCGCGACGTCACCACGCGCGTCGAGGGCGGTGACAATTTCTCGAGCGCGCTCCAGAAGCATCCCAAGGTCTTCGTGCGCCTCTACGTCTGCATGGTGGACGCCGGCGAGAAGGGCGGCTTGCTGTCGGAAATCCTCGCCCGCCTCGCGACTTACCTGGAAAACACGCAGCGCCTCCGCAAGAAGGTGAAATCCGCGATGATGTATCCGACCGTCGTCACGCTCGTGGCCATCGGCATCACGATCTTCCTGCTCGTGCGCGTCGTGCCGGTATTCAAAGAAGTCTTCGAGGGCTTCGGCGCCAAACTGCCACCGCCGACGCAGGTGCTCATCGACATCAGCAACTGGATGAAGAGCTGGTATCTCATCGTGCTCGGGGGCTTGGGCGCGCTGGTCTGGGGATTCTTCTGGTTTATCAAGACCAAGCAGGGGCTCGAAATCTGGGACCGCGTGCGGATTCAGATTCCCATCTTCGGAGCCATCGCCCACAAGATTTGCCTCGCGCGCTTCACACGCACGCTCGCGTCGCTCGTCCGCTCGGGTGTGCCCCTCCTCGAAGTCCTCAACATCGTCGCAAACACCTGCGGCAACGTCGTGATGGAGAAGGCCACGCGTGCCGCCGCCGGCGACATCGAGCGCGGCGAGGGCATCAGCGTCGCGCTCGGCAAGCACCCGATCTTCCCGACGATGATCATCCGCATGCTCACCGCCGGCGAACAGACGGGCAAAATCGACCAGATGCTCGAGCGCGTCGCGGAC contains:
- a CDS encoding type II secretion system F family protein, with amino-acid sequence MPTFTYVARDAGNGREVQSLIDAASEQAAVQALLGRNLLVVSIQEKVSKRGKIVGGSVPLADLVIFTRQLATMIDAGLAIVQSLQALGDQTSNKVMRDVIRDVTTRVEGGDNFSSALQKHPKVFVRLYVCMVDAGEKGGLLSEILARLATYLENTQRLRKKVKSAMMYPTVVTLVAIGITIFLLVRVVPVFKEVFEGFGAKLPPPTQVLIDISNWMKSWYLIVLGGLGALVWGFFWFIKTKQGLEIWDRVRIQIPIFGAIAHKICLARFTRTLASLVRSGVPLLEVLNIVANTCGNVVMEKATRAAAGDIERGEGISVALGKHPIFPTMIIRMLTAGEQTGKIDQMLERVADFLDEEIDTTLSGLTSLIEPLLIVFLGVVVGGIVICMFLPIFKLGDIVSGTQQGSP